The segment TACGCTCGGGAAAATGGTTGTAGTAGACGCCAAAGCACATGATCATATGACCGCTGTTGTCAGCCATTTCCCACATATCGTTGCGGCCTCATTAGTCCATCAGTTGAATTTTGAGAAAAAAGCATTCCCAATGACATCCTCTTTAGCAGCGGGGGGCTTTCGTGATATTACACGTATCGCATCCTCTAATCCGACATTGTGGCGAGATATTACGCTACAAAATCAAAAAGAGCTCGTTGGTCAATTGGATACGTGGTTAGAAGAAATGGGACGTGTAAGGCAGCTACTCGATCAAGGTGACGCGGAAGAAATTGAGCGCTACTTCTCTGATGCAAGAGATGTTCGTGATAAGTTGCCAATTGCCAATGGTGCTTTATACATGCCATATGATTTATATGTGGATATCCCAGATTATCCAGGGGTAATTTCTGAAGTGACAGGTTACTTAGCCGAAGAAAATATTAGCATAATAAATATTCGAATTGTTGAAACCCGCGTCGATGTGTTTGGTATTTTAGTAATCAGCTTCCAAACAAATGAAGACCGTGAACGTGCGGCAAAGTGCATCACACAAAAAGCAAATTATGATACGCATATATCTTAACGAACAACACATCTCGCTAAATAAACTTGCGAGATGTATTTTTTCTAGGGAGGAATTGTTATGAGTTCAAAAGTATTGCAATATAATGGACCGGCACTTCAAGGAGAAATTACAGTACCGGGTGATAAATCTGTTTCACATAGGTCTATTATGTTGGGTTCAATCGCACAAGGGAAAACAACTGTTTCCGGTTTTTTACTTGGAGAAGATTGTTTAGATACGATTGATTGTTTCCGAAAGCTCGGTGTTGACATACAAGTAGATGGAACGAATGTCGCGATTGAAAGTCCTGGCATGGATAACTGGCAAGAGCCAAGTGAAGTATTATATACCGGTAATTCGGGTACGACAACACGGCTCATGCTCGGCATTTTAGCAGGTACAAACGTGCATACGATTATGACAGGCGATGCATCAATTGGTAAGCGTCCTATGCGCCGTGTAACAGATCCACTCCGTCAAATGGGTGCGCAAATTGCAGGTCGAGAAAATGGCCAATATACACCGCTAGCTATTCAAGGAACAACTTTGCAAGCGATTGATTACACGATGCCGGTCGCGAGTGCACAAGTAAAATCCGCTATTTTATTTGCTGGTTTACGCGCACAAGGAACGACGATTGTGCGCGAAAGTGAAGTGTCCCGTGATCACACAGAACGCATGCTACGTCAATTTGGTGCGGCAGTTACCACAAAGCAAGGGGTCGTATCTTTTGAAGGCGGACAGCAGCTTACAGGCACGCATGTCGACGTTCCAGGGGATATTTCTTCTGCGGCCTTCTTTTTAGTTGCGGGAGCGATTGCGAAAAATAGCCGTATTACCTTGAAAAATGTCGGTGTGAATGAAACACGCAATGGTATCCTAGAAGTACTCCAAAACATGGGTGCAAAAATGGAAGTCGTAGTAGATGACGAACAAGCTGCGGAGCCAACAGCAACGATTACGATTGCAAAATCCGCTTTAAAAGGAACGACGATTGAAGGGGCAATTATTCCTCGATTAATTGATGAAATTCCGATTTTAGCGCTATTAGCAACTCAAGCTACGGGGAAAACGATTATTAAAGACGCAGAAGAGTTAAAGGTAAAAGAAACGAATCGCATTGATGCGGTTGTGGCGGAATTAAAAAAACTAGGCGCACAAATTGAAGCGACAAGTGATGGCATGATTATTGAAGGGCCTACAAAATTACACGGTGCCAGTTTAAAATCATACGGTGACCACCGAATCGGCATGATGGCAGCTATTGCAGC is part of the Solibacillus sp. FSL K6-1523 genome and harbors:
- the aroA gene encoding 3-phosphoshikimate 1-carboxyvinyltransferase; translated protein: MSSKVLQYNGPALQGEITVPGDKSVSHRSIMLGSIAQGKTTVSGFLLGEDCLDTIDCFRKLGVDIQVDGTNVAIESPGMDNWQEPSEVLYTGNSGTTTRLMLGILAGTNVHTIMTGDASIGKRPMRRVTDPLRQMGAQIAGRENGQYTPLAIQGTTLQAIDYTMPVASAQVKSAILFAGLRAQGTTIVRESEVSRDHTERMLRQFGAAVTTKQGVVSFEGGQQLTGTHVDVPGDISSAAFFLVAGAIAKNSRITLKNVGVNETRNGILEVLQNMGAKMEVVVDDEQAAEPTATITIAKSALKGTTIEGAIIPRLIDEIPILALLATQATGKTIIKDAEELKVKETNRIDAVVAELKKLGAQIEATSDGMIIEGPTKLHGASLKSYGDHRIGMMAAIAALVTDGAIELDDAQCIAVSYPTFFEHIDQLKNK
- a CDS encoding prephenate dehydrogenase — its product is MTRNVFVIGLGLIGGSVALALQKAPHTKVFGYDAHEQTRELASTLNVVHEVVEDPVQFAEQADVIIFGTPVNITLDFMEQLKSWNLKRNVIITDTGSTKARIMEKALELRELGITFIGGHPMAGSHKSGITAAKPYLLENAYYMLTPTEGEEIERIAALDDLLKFTLGKMVVVDAKAHDHMTAVVSHFPHIVAASLVHQLNFEKKAFPMTSSLAAGGFRDITRIASSNPTLWRDITLQNQKELVGQLDTWLEEMGRVRQLLDQGDAEEIERYFSDARDVRDKLPIANGALYMPYDLYVDIPDYPGVISEVTGYLAEENISIINIRIVETRVDVFGILVISFQTNEDRERAAKCITQKANYDTHIS